A DNA window from Argonema galeatum A003/A1 contains the following coding sequences:
- a CDS encoding S1 family peptidase — translation MRKKFWVLLLSAVCSIFFVFVSQAQPPSTNPDPVGIILLRPQRQREFEPIGSGIYLGRGVVLTNWHIATNTALLLLQGVDVKSEDQLLTYQIDRSSNSQINASICLIKPSPNSPSTDGLQYRISPTNTEGCIPYNLTKWQSFRPSQPTPSPLIPTVPLKQLLFLDRNLELAVVKLDPKELDAIDLSPPCLEVRPVKQGEKLTIKSHAYGRYPAVTAIATVQDDKPMLRIDPDPRVPVKNRYAAMSIVATLPPGQGDLVGPGSSGGPVFNREGRLVGLVWTGQDLPDGTKEVWITPASVWLPKLEQAKIPDKDLNKVLDASCPVRL, via the coding sequence GCCAAGCACAACCGCCCTCCACAAATCCAGATCCTGTTGGAATTATACTTTTAAGACCACAGAGACAGAGGGAATTTGAGCCCATTGGCTCAGGTATATATCTTGGTCGGGGAGTTGTTCTTACAAATTGGCACATAGCCACGAATACCGCACTTTTGCTCTTACAAGGAGTTGACGTAAAATCTGAAGATCAGCTACTGACCTATCAGATCGATCGCAGTTCAAATTCACAAATTAATGCTTCTATCTGTTTAATTAAACCAAGTCCGAATTCCCCCAGCACCGACGGGCTGCAATACAGAATCAGTCCTACAAATACAGAAGGCTGCATTCCATACAATCTCACTAAGTGGCAGTCATTTCGTCCATCGCAACCTACTCCCTCACCTTTAATTCCCACTGTCCCTCTGAAACAATTGCTATTTCTAGACCGCAATCTGGAACTTGCAGTTGTTAAACTCGATCCAAAGGAACTCGACGCGATCGACCTCTCACCCCCTTGTCTGGAAGTACGACCAGTTAAGCAAGGTGAAAAACTGACGATTAAAAGTCATGCTTACGGTCGCTATCCCGCTGTAACAGCGATCGCAACCGTCCAAGATGACAAGCCAATGTTGCGTATCGACCCCGATCCTCGCGTTCCTGTAAAAAACCGCTACGCCGCCATGTCGATCGTCGCCACTCTTCCTCCTGGACAAGGCGATCTCGTCGGCCCCGGTTCATCCGGCGGGCCAGTGTTTAACCGTGAAGGCAGGCTGGTTGGGCTAGTATGGACAGGGCAAGACCTACCTGATGGCACCAAAGAAGTTTGGATTACACCAGCATCGGTTTGGTTACCGAAGCTTGAGCAGGCGAAAATACCAGATAAGGATTTAAACAAAGTTTTGGATGCTTCTTGTCCGGTCAGATTGTAG